One window of Kineococcus endophyticus genomic DNA carries:
- a CDS encoding MerR family transcriptional regulator — translation MSSGDAVAGSSRKVSRPVRAQGLLFAEDLPDLDEEVGYRGQTACKAAGITYRQLDYWARTGLVEPSVRGASGSGSQRLYGFRDILVLKVVKRLLDTGVSLHQIRTAVTHLRERGVDDLAQITLMSDGASVYECTSADEVIDLVQGGQGVFGIAVGRVWREVEGELASLPSERPTDREQAEAPADPAVVLADELSRRRAAREAG, via the coding sequence GTGAGCAGTGGCGACGCAGTCGCGGGGTCGTCGCGGAAGGTGTCCCGACCCGTGCGTGCACAGGGTCTGCTCTTCGCCGAGGACCTCCCGGACCTCGACGAGGAGGTCGGGTACCGCGGTCAGACGGCCTGCAAGGCCGCCGGCATCACGTACCGCCAGCTCGACTACTGGGCCCGCACCGGGCTCGTCGAACCCAGCGTCCGCGGGGCCTCCGGCTCCGGGTCCCAGCGCCTGTACGGGTTCCGCGACATCCTCGTCCTGAAGGTCGTGAAGCGGCTCCTGGACACCGGCGTCTCGCTTCACCAGATCCGCACCGCCGTCACGCACCTGCGCGAGCGCGGTGTCGACGACCTCGCGCAGATCACGCTCATGTCCGACGGGGCCAGCGTCTACGAGTGCACGTCCGCCGACGAGGTCATCGACCTCGTGCAGGGCGGTCAGGGAGTGTTCGGCATCGCCGTCGGCCGGGTGTGGCGGGAGGTGGAGGGTGAGCTGGCCTCGCTGCCGAGCGAGCGCCCCACCGACCGCGAGCAGGCCGAAGCCCCCGCCGACCCCGCGGTCGTGCTGGCCGACGAGCTGTCCCGCCGGCGCGCCGCCCGAGAAGCCGGCTGA